TGtgacatttttctgatttttttttttaggtaactGCATATTGGATACATGGCTCACACAAATGAATCGATGGTGTCTGAGTTTGTACTTTTGGGACTCTCTAATTCCTGGGaacttcaacttttctttttcaccatctTCTCTATAGTCTATGTGACATCAGTGCTAGGCAATGTCttaattattgtcattatttctttTGACTCCCATTTGAACTCTCCTATGTACTTCTTGCTCAGTAATCTTTCTTTCATTGATATCTGTCAGTCTAACTTTGCCACCCCCAAGATGCTTGTCGACTTTTTTGTTGAGCACAAGACTATCTCCTTTGAGGGTTGCATGGCCCAGATATTCCTTCTTCACAGTTTTGTTGGGAGTGAGATGATGTTGCTTGTAGCTATGGCATATGACAGATTTATAGCCATATGTAAGCCTCTGCACTACAGTACAATTATGAACCAGAGGCTATGTATAATTTTCGTGTCTATTTCCTGGGCGGTGGGCATTCTTCATTCGGTGAGCCACTTGGCTTTTACAGTGGACCTGCCATTTTGTGGTCCCAATGAGGTGGATAGCTTCTTTTGTGACCTTCCCTTGGTGATAGAGCTGGCTTGCATGGATACATATGAAATAGAAATTATGACCCTAACGAACAGTGGCCTGATATCATTGAGCTGTTTCTTGGCTTTAATTATTTCCTACACCATCATTTTGATCAGTGTCCAGCGCAGGTCCTCCAGTGGGTCATCTAAGGCTCTTTCTACATTAACTGCCCACATCACAATAGTGATTCTTTTCTTCGGGCCTtgcatttatttctatatatggCCTTTTAGCAGACTTTCTGTGGAcaaatttctttctgtcttctacaTTGTTTGTACTCCCTTGTTGAACCCCATCATCTACTCTCTGAGGAATAAAGATGTTAAATTAGCCATGTGGAAGCTGAAATACTGTCATTTGAACTCCTGGAAAAACTAGGGATCGTTATGAAGGAGCATAATCCTGAATTAGAATGAAGATCCTCCAGTGTATCACAGTGTCATGCCAACCATCTTTGCCAGAGATATAGGTTATTGAGTTACAGAATTGGCTTTTTGTTTTAAGTGCAAGGGAATTGCATCAAGTTAGTCTCTGATTCTATTTAAATATAATGTTAactattttttcattgtttataaaCTCAAAAGTACAAATTGTCttgaaaatatttagtaatattttaaaatattttataaagatttaGAGATTCCAATGTACATAAAATGTTATTCATGTTACTAAGCTTGTGATTCTCTTCAATTGAATACATCATAAATTTAGACCTGACAATCAAAATGTACAGGCATACTGAATTTCTGATATCTTTACCCAATTTATTCATAACATTACAACACACATTGACATAGTagaaaaattattacattttacaACATGGATTTCACCTTATTGTTATACACTTTTAGCTTTTCTTTATCTTATGTATTCAGTATTTTCGTAATTTATAATTTGgttattatatatttgtgtatttatagtTTTCCCTATTtactattttattccttttttttctgttttcctttagaTTATTTGACATAAATTTTTGCTTTCTACAAAATTTTCTAGGTATTTGGTGCCATCaacaacatatatatgtatgtgtgtgtgtgtgtatatatatatacatatatatatacacatatacacattggTCAGAAGcctacttatttttaaagtagaataaaTTGGCTATAATGAATTCCACATTATtcacagaaaatttcaaatatctttGAAACTGTTTGCAAATATGGCAAGTGTTGAATATTTAAGTTTAAAGAAATAGTTAAgtatctaaaacaaacaaatgtacaGAATGACACAAATCATTTGCTACTGAAAACCCACAGTGAAATttgttctttcatatttttttgaaaacagagagaaaagtaaaatttatgtACCTCTAATACTTGTGATTAAAAGCATCTGTTAAGTATTGTTTCATTTCCCAGCTAAAAGTTTTCTTACGTACTTCTCCCTGAGATTTGCATTATGAAAAGTCATTGTAATCAAAAGACTAATTGTATTCTATAACAACAATGAGATAAAGAACTACTTAATGGAAAATATAAAGCCTGTGATTGTCATCACTCTAGATTCCTATTTTAATTATAAGAGTTATGTTAGTGGTTATGTGTACAGATATTAACTCTGCATGCTAAATCCTAGGGGAAGTAAAATTTTAGATATAGGCACACAGTCCTGTTAAATCATCATATTGTTTAgctggtgttttatttttttgagcttCAGATTATTTTTGGTTAACTTCATTTGTACACTGTCAAACATAATGACCTGTTAAACTTGACCACCTGTTATATTTTTTATACGGTGCCAAAATATTTTGGACACACAATAAACATGAAAGCATTCATGATATTTTTGGTAGTATTATTTTCTCCTTGCTACAATGGAAGTGAAAAGGTGTTGACTGTATACTTCACCAATGAGGTCATTTCACTGCTCTAATTCTCACATGTaaaataaagttgttaaaaatagctattttgcaGGAACTCTGTGACACAAGAGGATATAATGGAAATAAAGGCACTTTATGAAGCATAAAACATACAAATAGCTTTAGTGTTATTACTTTTGGAAAGGTAATTCTGCAGACACCTGGATGAGTATGAATTCTGTGCAGGTAGACTTTTGCTCCTTCTGCCTGTCAAGTAAACAAAACTGATGATGCATAGGCACACTCTTTGTTTTCCCTTATTAAAATGTACAACACTAAATTTAGAATTTTGCAGTGATCATTTATTAGCACCAACTTAGAAaccaaattaaatatattcaataacAAATAAATGTATGCTGTGTACAAAATACACTATTAGAATTATAGAAATATTAATCCTTTCCATCAAAATCTTAGCATCAGAAATGGCAGAAATTAATTAaacatgaataattaaaatacaatctATGTTTTAATGAATGTCATAGTGGAGAAAACGTACTATAGAAACGAGAAAGAAAACTGATTTCTTACTCCTGAAGtaaaaaagacatggaaagaaTAAATTTGGATTTCAATGTTTGGATATTGTACTAGTTTCCTACGGCAGCCATAACAAATTTCTACAAAATGGGTGgctaaaaaaaaaggatttattatgtcacaattctggagactatatatcacaattaaaatatatttcctttaagattgataatgagacagaaaatattattatcaTGATTTCTATTCAATGTGCTGAAGATTCCAGACAATTTGAGacaaaatagcaataaaatatgtgcttagaaaaaatatatttttagaaaaatattttttctgtatatatgtagaaaatattttaagctatTAAAGTTAACTAGTACATTTAGCAATGTTGTTTGATAATGGTTAATTTTTCCCAAATTGATccatagatttaatgcaatctcaaTCAAATTTCTAATAATATATTTGAGCAAATTGAcatgctgattctaaaatttatatggaaacacaaaGAGGCAAGAATATCCAAAGACATTTTGAAGGAAGACATACATTACATATATCAAGACTTTCTTCAAATTTGAAAGAAGACACAAGAAGTCTTCATATATGGTAGAGTATGTCGTCCTTTGAAACTTCCTTGACTATTCTTGCCTCTTTGCATTTccaaagatatggaattaacctagaTGCCCGTAAATGgcagactggatgaagaaaacatggtacatatacacagtggaatacaatgcagccataaaatgaatgagatcgtgtcctttgcagcaacagaGATGAAGCTgaagaccattatcctaagcaaagtaacacagaaacaaaaaaccaaataccatatgtagtcacttataagtgggagctaaacactgagtatgaatggacacaaaaaagaaaacaatagacactggggcctactacAGAGAGAAGGGTAGGAGAAGATGGAAAATCCAAAAACCACCTATTGAGTACTATGGTTATTACCTGGGTAACAGAATTATCCCTATAACAAACATCTGTGACATGTAAtttacctataaaacaaacctgcacatatgcccgtgaaataaaaattaaagttaaacaaAAGACTATATATCAAAATCTTGTAttggtaaagaaaaaagaaacatgctAGTGAAACACACTAGAGATTCTGGGAACAAAAAGCAAGTACATAGTCACCTGATCTATAAGAAATAGGATAacgaagagaagaaacaaaaatacgaAGCTTGGCAATTTTACTCTTACATttaacaaataacaacaaaaaagcttgGCTCTAAATTcacaaaattcacaaaaataattcaaaataatatatatttctatataaataaaaataaagtttttagaaGATGATATAGGAGAATGTTTTCATGACTTTTATATATGCAaggatttcttaaatatgacacaaaTAACtttaaacttaaaagaaaaaacgacaaactagacttcattaaaatacaTTATCAATCATCATTAAAGACGAGAGTGAAAATACCAGCTTCTGGTATcaccagaagctggaaacagCAAGAAACAGATTTTTCTTCAGAGTTTCTGAAAGGAGTGTGGCTCTGTTAACATCTTGATTTTGATCCAGTGATACTGATTTTGAATTTCTGTCCTCCATAActaagagaaaataaacttctcttCTTATGAGCCACCAacttgtagtaatttgttactaTAGGAAACAAATACATATGGTAATTCATCAATTCATCAAACTATACATATACTTATGATTTgtgattttttatgtttctgttacACCTCAGTAAAGAGTTTACTAAATATTAAATGCATAAAGAACAGGCTTAAAAGAGGTAtgaatttcttcaacaaatattaataaagtttttattCTATCCAGAATTTCTGCTAACTACTGGGAATTTaatgatgagaaaaatgaaaaatatcccAGTCCTAGTGGAAAAGGCAGGTTAAACAAATAGCTATAGAGTCTAAATTGCTTTGATAAAGACTTAAGAGCAGGTAAGAAAAATCTGAGGCCTGAAGTATGTTAgtagacaaagaagaaaagtgaagttCTCCCTAGTACAGAAATCTACTTACAAAGGCAACTATCTGCAAAGGATGATGAGATAACCACTGCACTGGAGAAATTAAAAGCTCAGATTATAGGAGACAGGGTAAATTACAGGGAACTAAGTATCCATGAATTTTCTTACTTCCTCTTCTAGAGTTTAGAGCTGTTACTGGACAATAGCTCCCCTTCCGGAACTATAATTCTTAGTCACCTTTCTTCTAAGCAAGGCCATATGTCCTATTCTTACCAATAAAATATCATATTCTtaccaacaaaaagaaataatttgactaAGTTAGTAATAATTAAGTCTGCCTTCACTCTTTAGTCCTTTGTCTGCCAAGAGGATGCAGGAGACTCTGGGATcctaaagaaatctttttttttttttttaattaatcttaAATCAAGAAGATGCAAGAGGAAGTGACACCAATAAGATAGCTGACTAGAAGCGCCTAACACTCAACCTCCTCCCTGGCCACCAAACAAAAGGACtagaacaacaaataaataaccaCATTTCaactaaaatatatgaaagagagCCCTGGAGTACAACAAGGAAATGGCAGAGACCCTGTGGATCATGGAGACTCAGGATGGCCATATAAAAAAGGGAATGGAACACTTTGCCTTTACTATCTTGTCTCTCCTAGTGGAATGAGGTCAGAGACAGGGCAGACCCTCCTTACAGAGAAAAGGTATGCAGGAGGCCCTCAGCAACACAAATTAAAATGTGGACACCCACAATCTTTGCTCATGGAGATCACTGTAGTCCTCACATGTCCTAGGCCCAGCATGAGGAGTTGTCTGGAGTTCACATGTCTATGTTACTCCAAACAAGGAGCCCACATTGTGTCTCCTCCTGCCCTATTATCCAAGCTGCTGCCATGTAATGGCATCTTGAGACTGAAGCCACTGCTAGGGTGCCTTCTCATTTGGGGGCCAGTAGCCACTGTATCTTCCCATACCCTAGGATTCACGGCCACTACACTGCACCTACTCATGGCAGCACACCATTCTGCAGCTGAGCAGCTACAACTTGTAACCCCATGGAAACAAACTGCCAATGAGGCACTCCATCTTTCCATCCCAGTGACTGCAGTATCTTGGCTCTGTCCACTCGGAGCCTAGGACCAACAGAACAGCTGTAACCTTAGCACCTGAGCCCATGTGGCACCCTGTTCCCCAAGGAACAGGCACTCATGCTCAGTGATTGTACCCAAGCTAGCAAAGCAGCCTCACAAACTCCTGCAGCCTAAGACATTTTCTTATGAGGAAATCCCCCCCATATGAGACTTCATGGCTGTATATTGCTGCTTTGGACGATCAGCATATTTCTCAGCATATTTCTCaaccttgcaggccaggagagaatgggataatatattcaaagtgctgagagaaaaaaaataaaacttctagtCAAGAACAGTATACTCATCAAAGTTATTCTTTATATATGAAGGagaagcaaaagctgagggaattcatcaccactagaacAGCCTTATAAGAAACGCttaaaagacagtttcaaatGATGTTTATTGCCACTACGAGgtgaaaaaatgttaattatttaacTCACTGGTAGAAGTAAACATAATTAAATTCAGAGTACTACATTATTGTAGTGGTGGTATATAGTATGAAGGTTAAAAGTCAAAATGGTCAACAATAACCATAGCTACAATaagtttttaagaaataaactaTATAAAAGATGTGAATTAAgacaacaaaattataaattggGTTGGAGGGTAAAAGTCTAGAATATTTGCAGGCAATCAAAGTTAAATCGTCATTAGCTTAAAATAAACCTTTAGAACTATAAGATTTGTTATGTAAGCCCCAGAGtaacagcaaagaaaaaagttacagcatatacacaaatgaaaaagaaaatggaattaaaccatgaaaccacaaaagtaaacacaagacaggaagaaagaaacaaagacctacaaaataaccagaaaacaatgaacaaaattgcAACAGTAAATCCATagctatcaataataaccttcaatataaatgtattaaattctgTAATTAAAAGATGGctgaatgcattttaaaaacacacaactaTATACTGCTTACAGGAGACTTACTTCACCTGTAAGGACATATATtgactaaaaataaagaagagaaaattatatgccatgcaaatggaaatcaaaagagagcaagagtagctatacttagatcagataaaatagactttaagtcaaaaactgtaaaaagagacaaagatggtCACGATATAATGATGAAGGGGTCAATTCAGTAAGGGGATATAACAACTCCAAATATATATGAATCTCAAACCAGAATACCCagacatataaagcaaatattattagatgtaaagggagagatagactccaATGCAATAATAATAGAGGACTTCAATATCTCACTTTCAGCAAAGGACAGatcatggacacagaaaggggaacatcacacttcggggactgttgtaggttggggggaggggggagggatagcattgggagatatacctaatgttagatgacgagttggtgggtgcagcgcaccagcatggcacatgtatacatatgtaacttacctgcacattgggcacatgtaccataaaacctaaagtataataataataataataataataaaataaaataaaaattaaaaaaaaaaggattaaaaaaaaaaaaaaccaacaaatatAAAGCGCACTCTAGATCATGTGGTCCTACCAGATATTCACAGAACATCCCACTCAACAGCTGAAGAGTATGCATTCtcctcatcagcacatggaagtGTCTTCAGGGTAGATCagatgttaggccacaaaacaaatctgagCAAATctgtaaaaatcaaaatcaagtatCTCTTTTGACCatgatggaataaaactagaaatcactaACACTAAAAACTTTAGAAACCatttaaatacatgtaaatttAACAACATACTCCTGTATAACAAATGGATTAatgaatgttaaaaagaaaattcaaacacTTCATGAGACAAATGAAATTGGAAACACAGTATATGAAAACTTATggaacacagcaaaagcagttccaagagggaagtttatagcaataaacacctataccataaaagaaaaaaatctcaaataaacagTCTAACAtcacacttcaaggaactagaacaacaagaagaaacacaaaattagtagaaaaaagaaataaatgagagcAGATATAAGTGGAATAGTTACTAAAACAATACAGAAATCCTTGAACAGAAACAAATCTTTAGTTAGATTAACTTAGAAAAATAGAGGGAaggttcaaataaaatcagagataaaaaagtATACATTACAACTGATGTAACAGCAATACAAAGGATtataagagactattatgaacaactacatgccaacatatacatatacaacctaccaaaattgaattatgaaaaagtagaaaatctgaAGAGACCAATAGTGAGTAACAACATAGAatctataataaaaagtctcccatcaaagaaaagctccAGAtatgatggcttcactgctgaaatctaccaaacatttaaaagatgTTATCAATACttttcaaactatttcaaaataattgaagATAAGAGAATTcatccaaactcattctacaatgCTGGCATAACTCTGATACAAAATCCAGTCAAGGGCACAACAAAATATGAAACTACAGGACAATATCTCTgataaaaatagatgcaaaaatccttaagaaaatactagcaaaccaaattcaacagcacattaaaaagatcattcaccataatCAAATGGGATTCATTCTAGATAATACAACCTACATAATACAataaatgtgatgtatcacattaacAGCATCAAGGACAAAAGCTAATCTATCACTTCGAtaaacagaaaaagtatttgacaataTTCAACAATGCTGTTtgattaaaactctcaacaaaatgtacctcaacacaataaaggccaaaAATGACAAACTACAGCTAActggagaaaagttgaaagcttttcctctaagatctgaaacaagaCACAGATGCCaattttcaccacttttattcaacatagtactaaagtcctagccagagaaattaggcaagagaaataaataaaagggatcTAAATTGGAAAGAAGGAGGTCAAATTGTTTCTATTTGCAGTTGACATGATTTTATACGTAGATTTTATATAAAGGTTCAACCAAAAAGCTCTAAGAAGTGacaaataaattcagcaaagttgcaggatacagcATCAACCAAaaatatcagtagcatttcttttttttaataacttttattttaagttcagaggtacatgtgcaggtttgttacataggtaatctTGTGTCGTGGGAGTTTGTtgcacaaattatttcatcacccaagtacttATTTGTTCTATTGGctgcagggtgactatagttaatattgcatatttcaaaataattagaggAGAGGATTTTAAAAGTCCTTACCACAAACTAATGATCAATGTTTTAGATAATGAATATGCTAAATACCCTGATTCTATCATTACTGAATATATgaatgtattgaaacatcacactgtgccccataaatatgtgcaattatgtgacaattaaaaacaaaataaaacttttcaaaaataaagatggaAGAAACCTGGGTTGCTCAATCACTGACGGGTGACCAGTCACCAACCATAACACTATTGAGCATAGTTACATGAGCAGATATATCATTTCATGTGTAAGTACCtaaaattttatgatattttgttacattagCTAGAATTACTCAAACTAATAACAAAGAGAGTGAGATATAAGCTTGGgtagaaaaatcaattttaggATGGTGTTATAAGTCTTACTAAGAAATCTCAACTTTGCTAAAAGGACAATGGAAAGGTTGAGGTATTTTAGGAGgtttaatgttatatatttagACTAAGCAATTTGATTGATTACAGAAAatgtattacaaataaaaaatgataaagataatgaGATAAGTTGATGACACCTATTGCATCAATCCAGTGTGTAATGAGGATCATAGTAAAATAGAATTGAACAGACTCAGAAGTATTTAAAGTTTATATAGATAATGCCTATTACTTGACTACATTTGACGGTAACGGAGAAACAAAACTGGTGCAAAATTTTCTTGCTTGAAGAGCTAACAAGACAATACACAACTTCAGgagttcattcatttaaaaaagtctttattaTTTGTCATATAAGGGAAAGATAAGTTGAATATCGTCCATAATGAATTTGAAGTGTGCATATAAAAACAAGTGGAGATGCTCAGTAGGTAAttgaatatatagaaaaatatacagaaaaaaaaacacgctatttaaaaaaataactatctTTAGCACCTTCTCACAGGAGAATGACAAAATTCCCCCTAAAACCAGAAGCCATTTATTTAGTGAAATAGTTTGGTGGGTCACATTTTTGTAAGTGTTAAGCAAGAAGAGGACCCTTTACAATGGGTCAAGAAGTGTATTAGCCAAGGtcacagaagaaaacataaaacatatttgGCGAAGGTTTTCAATATAATATGAGAATCAACTAACTATAAAAATCTTGGCAGGATTAAATGAGGCATCCTAACACCAGAACAAGTGGGAAACTTTATTACTCTTGGCCTGGAGAGACAAGTAGAGGGTTAGATATTGTTGAGAGCTGGAGCCGCAAAGGGACCTACAAGGTATGAATACTCAAGGATAGATTACTAGAAGAATTCTAGTGAAGTGGCAGGGAGGAGAAACAGAAGTAAAATCCAgacctttctcttctttttccctctAATCTCCTGCCAGCTCCTTTTATTCTCCAATCTCAATACAGACTAGAGGCAGAAAAGCCCAGATAATGTAGCCATGATAGTGAGCCAACAGGGGCCTACAATAGAAAAGGGTGGAGAATGAAAGAAACAACTAAAGAAAACTTCAAGAGAAATCAATAGGAAATGATGACCTGGGGACAACTGACATGATGTTATAGTTGATTTCAAGAATTTAGGGTATAAATGGAAAGAGATGAATTTATAGTTGGGAGATGATATGTTAAGAAAGTTAGATACTTAAGAGAGAAAGTTGAAGGAATTCATACTAATGGTAATGGGTTTGGTTTTACAAAGTAGGAAATGCATTTATacagtacatatatacatatcctaAGAGcccatttaaagaagaaaatccaaatatcTTGTTCTAGGGTGTGAGAATGATGATCAAGGCTGTTTTCTGTGCTTTCTTCCCCTTATCATTACATAGGTCCATAATGGTTAAATCTCTTTACTGTCCAACTGTACAAGAAGGGACCTAATTCTGAGTGGTCTATTTCGGTTCGTTTCTATGCAAATTATCCAGcattaaaattcaatttaaaaaattagctcagctCCTGTTGTGCCACCAGGATGATTTAAATTCTgtcttttcttaaaagaaaaggaGCAGAACATCTCTAAATCTTTGTGTTTCAAATATTTGGTTTCAGTTTTGGGTCTGGTTCTCAACACTGACCACTAGTATTAACATACAGTTTATTACAGGAAACTTGTGTGAAATTTTCTATAACAATTGTCACAACAAcacataatgaaaagaaaaaaatgcagcatCAACTAGGATGGGATGCTAGCGTCAACAGTTCATTTTTACTCCTGGTATTACAACCCATATTTTCActgtttaaaaacaataattcaaGTTCCACATGAACCTAGCGGTACACTAGCAATATGACAACAATGTAGCCACTTACCtcagcaaaacaaaaattttactaCTTTTCATGTGCCGTGCAGACTCATTTTTTTCAGAAACTGcttatcatttgtttatttataatattcaagATACCCATAggtgatatggaatgaaatgatagCCAATTGTATTCACTAGATTTTGCTCCACATTAAGCCACCTCAAAATTTATTGAATTAAACTAGgaaccattttatatttgttcaCAAACAAGGTGAGTACCTTTTCTGGTCTGGGCCAATATATTTGACCTCTACTAGGATGTCTGGTAAGTCTGGGTGAGCTGGACAATCTATACTGACCACACTCATATGTCTGGTAGTTGCCAGGTTAGCAACATGAGCTGGTTTACTGTCAGCCAGGCCCCAAATTCTCTCCACATGGGCTCTCATCTGTCATCAGCTGGAGCTGACTTATACCTGAATGAGAGCTTGTTTCACATTATCAGGGGTTTTGTGAGGTAGTTATTATACACTTCGTGGCTTGAAATGTGCCATAGTGGGAGTATTTGTACCACAGACATAGGAAAATACTACAAATCAGAGCCTTCTCTGCCCACTTTACCCCAAGAACCAGCTCCTAAATATTTACCAGGACATCATTGCTTCTTGTCTTCCAAAAGACTGGCTTAGGCTCAATTCCATGGTGGCCTCAGTATTCCAATAGTAACAATAGAGGACAGTCCCAGTGCAAAACTCTCTTGTGCTATTATTCCTTTTGGCAGAACAAGACACATGGCCAAGTCCAGAGTCAGTGCAGAATACCACTCACCAATTTAAAGGAACCAACTATTGATTCACAGAGTAACTGGGGtgaatctcaaaggcattatgttgagtaaaagaagccagtgcCAATAAAAACATATGTATGACCCCATTATaacattctcatttttttaaaaaagagttttatggtatttttgaaaagtaaaaagtaaCCACCTCATGGCCACTTATAACTTCATTTATTCAGTGAATCGATAATATTCTGTGGGCATCTACTATTTGCTAGGTTCTGGGCCAGGTGTTGGGGTGATGATAGCAATCCTAAGACACTCAGTTTTTCCCCACATGAGTCCCACAGTCTTGGAGTGGAGATGCACgaaggagagagaaacaaaaacatgtaaGAAAATCAAATGAGCAAATTAAAAGTTTTATGAGTGTTATGAACATAGTAAGTAATGTTGTGAGATGAGAAAAAACAAAGGAGTGAAGAGGGGGGGAAAAAGCCTCTCTGTGCTCTGTGTAATGAATAACCTTTTATTTAGTTCCTGTGGGAAGTATATACAATAGAAGAGCCAAAAGAAACAATATTCAGGCAgacaaaagagaaatggaaactccCTGAAGTGGAAAGGGATTGTGTGTTTCAGAAAATGAAAGCAGGAATTTAGTGAATGACCAGTCAGTGAGAAGAGATGAAGCTGAAGGTTAATATGTAAAATACAGGATAGCAAGGGCTCATTATGGAGAATGGATTATATTTCCAGAGCAATGGGGACTATGATGGTCCCTTGATGTCTATGGGGAATTGGTTCCAAGACCCCCGCAGATACCAAAACCCATGGATGTTTCAGTCCCTGGTATAAAGTGGTGtagcatttgcatataacctacgcaCATTCTCCCGTATAGTTTTAAATgatctctaa
The genomic region above belongs to Pongo pygmaeus isolate AG05252 chromosome 15, NHGRI_mPonPyg2-v2.0_pri, whole genome shotgun sequence and contains:
- the LOC129013118 gene encoding olfactory receptor 4K1; this encodes MAHTNESMVSEFVLLGLSNSWELQLFFFTIFSIVYVTSVLGNVLIIVIISFDSHLNSPMYFLLSNLSFIDICQSNFATPKMLVDFFVEHKTISFEGCMAQIFLLHSFVGSEMMLLVAMAYDRFIAICKPLHYSTIMNQRLCIIFVSISWAVGILHSVSHLAFTVDLPFCGPNEVDSFFCDLPLVIELACMDTYEIEIMTLTNSGLISLSCFLALIISYTIILISVQRRSSSGSSKALSTLTAHITIVILFFGPCIYFYIWPFSRLSVDKFLSVFYIVCTPLLNPIIYSLRNKDVKLAMWKLKYCHLNSWKN